A stretch of DNA from Granulicella pectinivorans:
GATCGAGCGCCATCGCCCGCGTCATCGCCTCGATCCCGCCCTTCGAAGCGTCGTACGCCACATTGCCCCGATGCGCCTTCGTGGCCCCGCCGCTCGACATGTTCAGAATCACGCCCGTCTTCCTCTTCGCCATGCTCCGGGCCACACGATGCGAGCACAGAAACCCACCCTTCAGATTCACATCCAGCACCCGGTCCCACCAGGCCTCGTCCCCATCGAAGAAGTGCCTGTCCGCGTCGATAATGCCCGCATTGTTCACCAGCACATCCACCGGCCCGAACCGCGCCTCCACCGCATCGATCATCGCCCCCACCAGGCCCCTGTCCGAAACGTCCGCGGCAACACCCATTGCCCGGTCGCTCCCCAGCGCCGCCACCACCTCGTCCGTCCGCTCCGCGCGAATATCGTTCACTGCCACCGCGGCTCCTTCAGCCGCAAACCGCTCCGCAATGGCCCGTCCAATACCGTGCCCGGCGCCCGTCACCAAAACGACCTTGCCCGCAAAACGTCCTGGAATGAAACTCATGCTCGTCATCCTCAACCTTCATCATGCGCTGACCCCGTCAACATAGAAAGCCATCATATCCAGTCCGCCGATACCATGACGCAATCGTCATCTGGCAACCTTGCATCCTATCCTCGTACGCGCGCAAAATTGCTGCACCATCTGAAGATCGCCGGAGCATTTCATGGCAAACGACTCAAAAGACCGCAAGCACGGACAGACCCCTCCCGAGCCCGAGACAAAGGCCTCCTCCGGCCTCAGCCGCCGCTCCTTCCTCTCTTCACTCGGTGCAGCCGGTATCGCCTCGGCCGCCGCCGCCGCGCAGCCTCTTCTCGCGGCGACACCGGCCCCCGGCCCCGCCTGCGACCAGGCCGTGCCCTGCAGCCAGGACACGATGCCCATCACCCTCAAGGTCAACGGCGAGTCCCGCGCCCTGAACCTCGATCCCCGCACCACCCTGCTCGATTGCCTGCGCGAAAATCTCGACCTGCCCGGCACCAAGAAGGGCTGCGACCACGGCCAGTGCGGAGCCTGCACC
This window harbors:
- a CDS encoding (2Fe-2S)-binding protein; the encoded protein is MANDSKDRKHGQTPPEPETKASSGLSRRSFLSSLGAAGIASAAAAAQPLLAATPAPGPACDQAVPCSQDTMPITLKVNGESRALNLDPRTTLLDCLRENLDLPGTKKGCDHGQCGACTVHVNGRRVNSCLSFAVMHAGDEITTIEGLGTPDHMHPMQAAFVQHDGFQCGYCTSGQIMSAVAVLKEGCGPTDDDVKHAMYGNICRCGAYPNIVAAVQQVRRQA
- a CDS encoding SDR family NAD(P)-dependent oxidoreductase, encoding MSFIPGRFAGKVVLVTGAGHGIGRAIAERFAAEGAAVAVNDIRAERTDEVVAALGSDRAMGVAADVSDRGLVGAMIDAVEARFGPVDVLVNNAGIIDADRHFFDGDEAWWDRVLDVNLKGGFLCSHRVARSMAKRKTGVILNMSSGGATKAHRGNVAYDASKGGIEAMTRAMALDLAPYGIRVNCLVPGFIRTYAVSDEGAELRAKSVPLGRMGTAEDLAGPAAFLASDDAAYITGFCLAVDGGVLVQQRSMPVETFPLSRFPVIE